In Silene latifolia isolate original U9 population chromosome 3, ASM4854445v1, whole genome shotgun sequence, a single window of DNA contains:
- the LOC141647909 gene encoding calcium-dependent protein kinase 1-like has translation MGNTCVGPTVSRHGFLQTVSAVVWRSRPDDGASVSNGESNSESTPASSVTTNEPTLPLRTQSEPPKQVTMPKQEPEKISVPQSEVQQMVIPKAEVEPVEQAKPKKPLHFKRAPSAGLRVESVLLKKTGNIKEFYSLGRKLGQGQFGTTFMCIEKATCKEFACKSIAKRKLLTDEDVEDVRREIQIMHHLAGHPNVIAIKGAYEDAVAVHLVMEVCKGGELFDRIIQRGHYTERQAAELTRTIVGVVETCHSLGVMHRDLKPENFLFVGQEEDSPLKTIDFGLSMFFKPGEKFTDVVGSPYYVAPEVLRKRYGPEADVWSAGVIIYILLSGVPPFWGETEQGIFEQVLHGDLDFSSDPWPSISEDAKELVRGMLVRDPRKRLTAHEVLCHPWVQVDGVAPDKPLDSAVLSRLKQFRAMNKLKKMALRVIADCMSEEEIAGLKEMFKMIDADNSGQITYEELKVGLEKAGANLKESEIYDLMQAADVDNSGTIDYGEFVAATLHLNKIEKEDNLFAAFNYFDKDGSGYITIDELQQACEEFGVQDARLDEMIRDADQDNDGRIDYNEFVAMMQSGNAMTVGGKKGQDSNLNVGLREALKI, from the exons ATGGGGAATACATGTGTAGGGCCTACTGTTTCTAGGCATGGTTTCCTGCAAACAGTATCAGCTGTAGTTTGGCGAAGCCGGCCAGATGATGGTGCTTCGGTTTCTAATGGAGAAAGCAATAGTGAATCGACTCCTGCGTCTTCTGTTACTACCAATGAACCAACATTGCCTTTGCGTACCCAGAGTGAACCCCCTAAGCAAGTCACAATGCCGAAACAAGAACCTGAGAAAATCAGTGTGCCTCAATCGGAGGTTCAGCAAATGGTGATTCCCAAGGCTGAAGTTGAGCCAGTTGAACAAGCGAAACCAAAGAAGCCTCTTCATTTTAAGAGAGCACCAAGTGCTGGGCTTCGGGTGGAATCTGTTTTACTTAAGAAGACAGGCAATATTAAGGAATTTTACTCATTAGGGAGGAAATTAGGACAAGGGCAATTTGGGACGACATTCATGTGTATAGAGAAGGCTACTTGTAAAGAGTTTGCTTGTAAATCAATAGCAAAAAGAAAGCTTCTTACTGATGAGGACGTGGAGGATGTAAGAAGGGAAATTCAAATAATGCACCATCTTGCAGGGCACCCAAATGTTATTGCAATAAAAGGGGCTTATGAGGATGCTGTGGCAGTTCATCTTGTGATGGAAGTTTGCAAAGGGGGTGAGCTATTTGATAGAATTATTCAACGTGGACATTATACTGAAAGACAGGCAGCTGAGCTTACCCGAACAATAGTTGGAGTTGTGGAAACCTGCCATTCCTTGGGGGTAATGCATCGGGACCTCAAGCCAGAGAACTTCTTGTTCGTTGGTCAGGAGGAGGATTCACCCCTTAAAACAATTGATTTCGGGCTCTCAATGTTTTTCAAGCCAG GTGAGAAGTTCACTGATGTGGTTGGAAGCCCTTACTATGTTGCCCCTGAAGTTCTACGAAAACGTTATGGTCCAGAAGCAGATGTATGGAGTGCTGGGGTGATAATTTATATTTTACTTAGTGGAGTACCTCCATTCTGGGGCG AAACTGAGCAAGGGATATTTGAACAAGTCCTTCATGGTGATCTTGACTTCTCTTCAGACCCTTGGCCTAGCATCTCAGAAGACGCAAAAGAGCTCGTGCGAGGAATGCTTGTTCGTGATCCCAGAAAGCGACTTACCGCACATGAAGTTCTAT GCCATCCTTGGGTGCAAGTTGATGGAGTGGCACCTGACAAACCTCTTGATTCTGCTGTTTTGAGTCGCTTGAAGCAATTCAGGGCCatgaataaactcaagaaaatgGCTCTTCGA gtgattgCAGATTGCATGTCCGAAGAAGAGATTGCAGGTCTGAAAGAGATGTTCAAAATGATAGACGCAGATAACAGTGGCCAAATCACTTATGAAGAACTCAAAGTTGGACTTGAAAAGGCTGGTGCCAATCTCAAGGAGTCTGAAATTTATGATCTAATGCAAGCG GCTGATGTTGACAACAGTGGAACAATTGATTATGGGGAATTCGTAGCAGCAACATTGCATCTAAATAAAATTGAGAAAGAAGATAATTTATTTGCTGCATTTAATTACTTTGATAAGGACGGAAGTGGTTATATTACTATCGATGAGCTTCAACAAGCGTGTGAGGAGTTTGGTGTACAAGACGCAAGACTGGATGAGATGATTCGAGATGCTGATCAAGACAAT GATGGGCGTATTGACTACAACGAGTTTGTTGCGATGATGCAAAGTGGAAATGCAATGACAGTCGGAGGTAAGAAAGGCCAAGATAGCAATTTAAATGTGGGGTTGAGGGAAGCCCTGAAAATTTAG